A stretch of Telopea speciosissima isolate NSW1024214 ecotype Mountain lineage chromosome 11, Tspe_v1, whole genome shotgun sequence DNA encodes these proteins:
- the LOC122644574 gene encoding NEDD8-specific protease 1 translates to MFLKLTCHMSSLKDNEKILNYNDVILRRSDLDILSGPHFLNDRIIELYFSYLASCYHSKDILLVPPSISFWLTNCPELESLKDFTEPLKLPDKKLIILVVNNNDEVTMAEGGTHWSLLAYERSTNTFVHHDSIAGSNSLHAKRLRKALLGFIGSSCSETDGRYLEYTDTPQQTNGYDCGLYVLAIAKVICHWHESAGSKDNVALWFSTLKEQVVPSAVAKMRNEILSLIKDLMLKN, encoded by the coding sequence GTTCTTGAAACTGACTTGTCACATGAGTTCATTGAAAGACAATGAGAAGATCCTTAATTACAATGATGTTATACTGAGGAGATCAGATTTAGATATTCTAAGTGGTCCACATTTCCTCAATGACCGCATTATAGAGTTATATTTCAGCTATCTGGCTTCTTGCTATCACTCCAAAGACATCTTACTTGTTCCACCTTCAATCTCCTTTTGGCTTACAAACTGTCCAGAACTTGAGAGCCTTAAAGATTTCACTGAACCTCTCAAGCTTCCTGATAAGAAGCTCATTATATTGGTTGTCAATAATAATGATGAAGTGACCATGGCTGAAGGTGGGACTCATTGGTCCCTACTTGCATATGAGAGATCTACAAACACTTTTGTGCATCATGATAGCATCGCTGGATCCAATAGCTTACATGCCAAGAGGCTACGGAAAGCTTTGCTTGGGTTTATAGGTTCCTCTTGTTCAGAAACTGATGGTCGCTATTTGGAATACACTGATACACCACAACAAACGAATGGTTATGATTGTGGTTTGTATGTTTTAGCCATTGCAAAAGTGATATGCCATTGGCATGAAAGTGCTGGGTCCAAAGACAATGTTGCATTGTGGTTTTCTACTTTGAAGGAGCAGGTTGTTCCATCAGCAGTGGCCAAGATGCGGAATGAGATTTTGAGCCTCATTAAAGATCTGATGTTGAAGAACTGA